Genomic window (uncultured Hyphomonas sp.):
CGGCGACGACATCTATGGCTCGATTGCCGAAGAGCGCGTTGTCCTGACGCTCGCGAAGTCTCTCTAAGGCTTCCGGTTCCTCCAACTGCGCGGGGATCATGCCCTCCTCCACGCGCAGCAAGGTGAAGGCCGCTGGTTCCCGCCGGAACTGGCGGCCTTTGTTTTACCCAAATGTCTTCCTATCTGTAGGATAGAGGGGGCTCCCCAGAACCAGACCGATTAGAAGGAGACGATTGCGTGGCAGCCGAGTTTACACCTGTGCAAGCTGTCGATGCGCTCGTTCCGGCGATCACGCTGCTTGGCTTTGGTGCGGCCTCTGCGCTGGTGACGAAAGCGGCCCGGCTCAGCCCGATTGTCGGCTACCTGATCGTCGGCATACTGATCGGACAGTACGGCCTGGGCCTGATCCATGAGAGCCCGGCGACCCACCTGCTTGCAGAGCTGGGCGTTGTGTTCCTGCTGTTCGACATCGGCATGCATGTCTCCATGCGGGAACTGAAGGAAAGCCGCCGCGACCTGCTGGGCCTTGCACCCGCTCACCTCATGCTGACCGGCCTGATGAGTGCCGGCGCCCTCTGGATGATCGGCATCGCCTGGCCCATTGCTCTGGCCGTGGGGCTGAGCCTCGGCCTGTCCTCAACCGCTGTGGTCGCCCGCATCCTGACCGAGCGCGAGCAGAATTCCTGCCCCATTGGCCGGGCCGCCACGCATGTTCTGATCTTCCAGGACATGGTGGCGATCTTCCTGATGATCTACGCCACGTCTCTCGGCGGGGCAGAAACCGGCGCCTCCGGGCTCGCCGGCGTCATCTCCACGCATTTGCTGGCCGGGGCAGACCTTCCACTGATCGCCTCTCTGGCGCTCTCGCTGGTGCAGGCAGGCCTCGCCTTCTTTGCGGCGGTGCTGGCAGGTAAATATCTGATCAACCCGATTTTCCGGACGCTGGCGATTATCCGCAATGAAGAGGCCTTTACGGCCTTCACCCTGCTCTTCGTCCTGGCGGCCGCCTGCGCCACGGCGGTGGCCGGACTGTCCCTTACCCTCGGCGCCTTCCTGGCGGGGCTGGCCGTGTCCGGGACGCCCTACCGCCATGAAGTTCAGACGGAGATGGCCCCCTTCCGCAGCCTGCTCCTTTCTTTCTTTTTCATCAGCGTCGGCCTCTCGATTGATGTCCCGGCCCTGATGCGGAACCTGCCGCTGGTCCTGCTGGCCGCCGGCGGGCTGATCGGTTTCAAAA
Coding sequences:
- a CDS encoding cation:proton antiporter; amino-acid sequence: MAAEFTPVQAVDALVPAITLLGFGAASALVTKAARLSPIVGYLIVGILIGQYGLGLIHESPATHLLAELGVVFLLFDIGMHVSMRELKESRRDLLGLAPAHLMLTGLMSAGALWMIGIAWPIALAVGLSLGLSSTAVVARILTEREQNSCPIGRAATHVLIFQDMVAIFLMIYATSLGGAETGASGLAGVISTHLLAGADLPLIASLALSLVQAGLAFFAAVLAGKYLINPIFRTLAIIRNEEAFTAFTLLFVLAAACATAVAGLSLTLGAFLAGLAVSGTPYRHEVQTEMAPFRSLLLSFFFISVGLSIDVPALMRNLPLVLLAAGGLIGFKTALGFAAARLNGWSVPGATQLAFLLAQGSEFTLVVLSLGAIVTGMPGPLMSSVVAAVALSLAIAPVWADLGARLSREIVRRTQSRTEAAPRSTPLLDRPVIIVGMTQTGRLAVDALEDHGIPYIATEFDPDRLLSAVADGYRVSFGDASNLKLIEAIGGNQARAMVLGFPRYEVSQEVTPVVMRRFPDLKRFVTVDTAEDMERFSNLGVRTHFAMGEPRGIEMVIDMLNALGVPEDEVSAWLSHETERFAIGEAKADDDEDDLDPVEPDLDQAA